In one Coccinella septempunctata chromosome 6, icCocSept1.1, whole genome shotgun sequence genomic region, the following are encoded:
- the LOC123314876 gene encoding uncharacterized protein LOC123314876, with the protein MGVKKGKIFRKQQKEQFLNLFKKNVNLQDRKILKKYSGNIFQKNLNLAQFRQLTYLRRKEGRLRSRNIALREKVMMLKKTLGCLNKVNRTTFNFFMSQQMNQK; encoded by the exons ATGGGAGTGAAAAAGGGAAAGATATTTCGAAAGCAACAGAAAGAACAGTTTCTCAATCTATTTAAGAAG aatgtcaacCTTCAAGACAGGAAGATTCTGAAGAAATACAGTGGAAATATATTCCAGAAG aatctcaACCTTGCTCAGTTCCGGCAACTCACATATCTAAGAAGAAAGGAGGGCCGATTGAGGAGCAGAAACATAGCTTTGAGGGAGAAAGTAATGATGTTGAAGAAAACCTTGGGTTGCCTCAACAAGGTGAACAGAAcaacattcaatttttttatgtctcAACAAATGAACCAAAAATAA
- the LOC123314875 gene encoding chromobox protein homolog 1-like, which translates to MAKGKEDEEMPAEFSVEKILDKRTRNGKVEYLLKWKGYKDEDNTWEPEENLDCPDLISTYEAQFQNIVASSVDDNDKGNKRKSIAEDNRLRGFDRGLEPDKIVGATDATGELMFLMMWKNCKEADLVAARVANARCPEIVIKYYESKQMWYCKPNVIEID; encoded by the exons atgg CTAAAGGAAAAGAGGACGAAGAAATGCCAGCAGAGTTTTCCGTTGAAAAGATTCTCGATAAGAGGACAAGAAATGGAAAAGTAGAGTATTTACTGAAGTGGAAAGGCTATAAGGa CGAAGATAACACTTGGGAACCTGAAGAAAATCTTGATTGCCCTGATCTTATTTCAACATATGAAGCACAATTCCAGAATATCGTAGCAAGCAGTGTGGATGATAATGATAAAGGAAACAAACGTAAGAGCATCGCAGAGGATAATAGACTGAGAGGATTTGATAGAGGTCTTGAACCAGATAAAATAGTTGGTGCAACAGATGCCACTGGAGAACTAATGTTCTTGATGATGTGGAAAAACTGTAAAGAAGCAGATTTAGTTGCAGCAAGAGTAGCAAATGCAAGATGCCCTGAAATAGTTATTAAATACTATGAAAGTAAACAAATGTGGTATTGTAAACCAAATGTCATTGAAATAGATTGA